The following are from one region of the Bradyrhizobium septentrionale genome:
- a CDS encoding RMD1 family protein — MTQAPNSPLGGPRTTARAFFVADRINTSGLERGDVLATTPLAFRVNDNGVAILFRYGVVVLIGLNALEEDEFLRSLQSRMTGLFTRREEEIAIIELAAEKEDQIPPGGPIYLQSLSPERLILVGEALAKSVVLARHEREVRAVFDTTEPLARELAKGGRVHRGRVAILKHIGNALLVRHRVAGPVEVSEKPDILWDKPQLERLYARLEDEYELKERAESLNRKLAVVAETAQVLTDIIDTSRSLRLELIIVFLILFEVLITIYQLAIARH; from the coding sequence ATGACCCAGGCTCCCAACTCGCCGCTCGGCGGACCCCGGACCACCGCCCGCGCCTTCTTCGTCGCGGACCGCATCAACACGTCCGGCCTCGAGCGCGGCGACGTGCTGGCCACCACACCCTTGGCATTTCGCGTCAATGACAATGGTGTGGCGATCCTGTTCCGCTACGGCGTCGTCGTCCTGATCGGCCTCAATGCGCTGGAGGAGGATGAATTCCTGCGCAGCCTGCAGTCGCGCATGACCGGCCTGTTCACGCGGCGCGAGGAGGAGATCGCGATCATCGAGCTCGCCGCCGAGAAGGAGGATCAGATTCCGCCGGGCGGCCCGATCTATCTGCAAAGCCTGTCGCCGGAGCGGCTGATCCTGGTCGGCGAGGCGCTGGCCAAGAGCGTGGTGCTGGCGCGGCATGAGCGCGAGGTCCGGGCCGTCTTCGACACGACCGAGCCGTTGGCGCGCGAGCTCGCCAAGGGCGGGCGGGTCCATCGCGGCCGCGTCGCGATCCTCAAGCACATCGGCAACGCGCTGTTGGTGCGGCATCGCGTGGCCGGCCCGGTCGAAGTGTCGGAGAAGCCCGACATCCTCTGGGACAAGCCACAGCTCGAGCGGCTCTATGCCCGGCTCGAGGACGAATATGAATTGAAAGAGCGTGCGGAATCGCTCAATCGCAAGCTTGCGGTGGTTGCCGAGACCGCGCAGGTGCTGACCGATATCATCGATACCAGCCGCTCGCTGCGACTGGAGCTGATCATCGTCTTCCTGATCCTGTTCGAGGTGCTGATCACGATCTATCAGCTCGCAATCGCCCGGCACTGA